A region of Candidatus Aramenus sp. CH1 DNA encodes the following proteins:
- a CDS encoding NAD-dependent epimerase/dehydratase family protein, translating into MKVLILGVDGYLGWPLALRLGARGHEVIGIDNLSTRKFSEEVGADSAFPLPNPEDRVKEAKRHLGIDINFYVRDVNDYDFLKEVLRRHKPDVVVHFAEQRSAPFSMRDYKHAVYTLENNLSSTIKLVYAIKEVDPTIHILKMGTMGEYGTPNFDIPESPFVEVEIKGKRDKIIFPRWGGSVYHWSKIFDTDLLLYFNSLFGITVTDIMQGPVYGTRTQEIVNESLRTRFDFDETWGTVVNRFCVEAILGLPLTPYGKGGQTRGFISLEDSMEALRLLIEHPPKQGEYRVVHQFAEIYSVRKIAEIVKEAAESLGIETRIQNVENPRVEAEEHYYNPEIKVLPSLGFYPKKNLKDEAKAMIEDLLPYKERLNRFKHVIMPKTKWRQ; encoded by the coding sequence ATGAAGGTTCTAATACTTGGCGTAGACGGCTACTTGGGCTGGCCCCTAGCGCTTAGGCTGGGCGCCAGGGGACACGAGGTAATTGGCATTGATAACCTCTCAACTAGGAAGTTCTCAGAAGAGGTAGGGGCAGACTCGGCTTTTCCACTCCCTAATCCAGAGGACAGGGTAAAGGAGGCAAAAAGGCACTTAGGGATAGACATTAACTTCTACGTCAGGGACGTTAACGACTACGACTTCCTAAAGGAGGTCCTCAGAAGGCACAAGCCAGACGTGGTAGTCCACTTCGCGGAGCAGAGGTCTGCCCCATTCTCTATGAGGGACTACAAGCACGCAGTTTACACCTTGGAGAACAACTTGAGTAGCACGATTAAGTTAGTTTACGCAATAAAGGAAGTTGACCCGACCATTCACATTCTGAAGATGGGGACGATGGGAGAGTACGGCACTCCAAACTTCGACATACCGGAGAGCCCCTTCGTGGAAGTCGAGATAAAGGGAAAGAGGGACAAGATAATATTTCCCAGATGGGGAGGATCAGTGTACCACTGGTCAAAGATATTTGACACTGACCTCTTGCTTTACTTCAACTCGCTGTTTGGGATCACGGTCACCGATATAATGCAGGGCCCCGTGTATGGCACGAGGACTCAGGAGATCGTAAACGAGAGCCTTAGGACCAGGTTCGACTTCGACGAGACCTGGGGGACTGTGGTGAACAGGTTTTGCGTGGAGGCTATCCTAGGCCTACCTTTAACCCCATACGGTAAAGGAGGGCAGACCAGGGGATTTATATCCCTAGAGGACAGCATGGAGGCGCTGAGGCTCTTGATCGAGCACCCGCCAAAACAGGGAGAGTATAGAGTAGTCCACCAGTTTGCGGAGATATACAGCGTCAGGAAGATAGCTGAGATCGTTAAGGAAGCTGCGGAGAGCCTAGGAATAGAGACAAGGATACAGAACGTGGAAAACCCAAGGGTTGAGGCAGAGGAACACTACTACAACCCGGAGATCAAAGTCTTGCCGAGCCTAGGGTTCTACCCAAAGAAGAACTTGAAAGATGAAGCCAAGGCAATGATAGAGGACTTGTTGCCCTATAAGGAGAGATTAAATAGGTTCAAGCATGTAATAATGCCAAAGACAAAGTGGAGACAATAG
- a CDS encoding glycosyltransferase → MLDYLIVAVSLLVSAWSAYNSFFAFLGITWNINENKVSSGPSFSIIIPAKNEERVIGRLLDRLENQEYDRSKVEIIVVEDGSTDNTLGVCKNYEMTYDNIKCVHLEFSPVPNGKSRALNYALRIARGEIIGIYDADTVPRLDALSYAASKFLNDSNVGALQGRLVPINVRESVVARFASLEELFYEYSISGRARLNLFVPLEGTCTFIKRSVLEDVGLWNEYTLTEDLDLSLKITSRGYKIVYSPNVIAWREVPTSLKALIKQRLRWYRGHFEVSLKVHKIRLDPKLIDAMLIIASPVFMVLSLANYSLVILYPSQVYLFVTAIVSLASFTSLVLAIMISRKHLIEFAFPFLSIVYMNFVALLNLFAMFMEVSKFPKTWVKTERTGGVTVRIDDS, encoded by the coding sequence ATGTTGGATTATCTGATAGTCGCAGTGAGTTTACTGGTTTCGGCGTGGAGCGCTTACAATTCCTTTTTTGCCTTCCTTGGTATTACGTGGAACATCAACGAAAATAAGGTGAGTTCTGGCCCCTCGTTCTCAATAATAATACCAGCAAAGAACGAGGAGAGGGTAATAGGAAGGCTCTTGGACAGACTGGAAAATCAAGAATACGATAGGTCAAAGGTGGAGATCATAGTGGTGGAGGACGGTTCAACTGACAACACCCTCGGAGTGTGCAAGAACTACGAGATGACATACGATAACATCAAGTGCGTCCACCTAGAGTTCTCTCCCGTACCAAACGGGAAGAGCAGGGCTCTGAACTACGCGTTAAGGATTGCTCGAGGAGAGATTATAGGTATTTACGACGCAGATACCGTTCCAAGGCTAGACGCACTTTCCTATGCAGCCTCGAAGTTCCTCAACGACAGTAACGTAGGAGCACTACAAGGTAGACTCGTCCCAATTAACGTCCGAGAGAGCGTAGTGGCTAGGTTTGCCTCGTTGGAGGAGCTCTTTTACGAGTACTCCATCTCTGGAAGGGCGAGGCTCAACCTCTTTGTCCCCCTAGAGGGAACTTGTACTTTCATAAAGAGATCTGTGCTTGAGGACGTGGGCTTGTGGAACGAGTACACGCTGACGGAGGACCTAGACTTGAGCCTAAAGATAACCTCCAGGGGATATAAGATAGTCTATTCCCCTAACGTGATTGCTTGGAGGGAAGTGCCTACTAGTTTAAAGGCACTGATAAAGCAGAGGCTAAGGTGGTACAGGGGCCACTTTGAGGTATCGTTGAAGGTGCACAAGATCAGGCTGGACCCAAAGCTTATAGACGCCATGTTGATTATCGCAAGCCCGGTCTTCATGGTACTGAGTTTAGCTAACTACTCCCTGGTAATTCTCTACCCCTCGCAGGTATACCTTTTTGTCACAGCCATAGTCTCGCTTGCCTCCTTTACCTCCCTAGTCCTTGCCATCATGATCTCCAGAAAACACCTAATAGAGTTCGCCTTCCCCTTCCTGTCTATCGTCTACATGAACTTCGTGGCACTCCTTAACCTTTTCGCCATGTTCATGGAGGTCTCCAAGTTTCCCAAGACGTGGGTCAAAACTGAGAGGACTGGAGGCGTTACGGTGAGGATAGATGATAGTTGA
- the cas4 gene encoding CRISPR-associated protein Cas4 has translation MIVELLAKMKLQDFLAHQREDNTFYVIDLIRCPLKTEYEQKYREVAVSQALTPSTILGELVHRGLESLIQIEGYNVRSEVEAEKVVNVGKEVKIKGRCDIMLEKDGERIIVEIKSSRSDVGIPHKHHVMQLRIYLWLFNAKKGVLFYVTPDRFTEYEVNEPMDEASIVNLVQQTLDKNPSPRFQWECKYCQFSIMCPNKR, from the coding sequence ATGATAGTTGAGCTCTTAGCTAAGATGAAATTGCAGGACTTCCTAGCCCACCAGAGGGAGGATAACACCTTTTACGTCATCGACCTCATAAGGTGCCCACTAAAGACAGAGTACGAACAAAAGTACAGGGAGGTTGCGGTTAGCCAAGCCCTTACCCCCTCTACTATCTTAGGCGAGCTGGTTCATAGGGGGCTCGAGTCACTCATCCAAATTGAAGGGTATAACGTTAGGAGCGAGGTGGAGGCGGAGAAGGTAGTCAACGTAGGGAAAGAGGTGAAGATAAAGGGAAGGTGCGACATAATGCTAGAGAAGGACGGCGAGAGGATTATTGTGGAGATAAAGTCGTCGAGAAGCGACGTAGGAATACCTCACAAGCACCACGTCATGCAACTCAGGATCTACTTGTGGCTGTTTAACGCCAAGAAAGGGGTACTATTCTACGTAACCCCGGACAGGTTCACGGAGTACGAGGTTAACGAGCCAATGGACGAGGCCTCCATCGTAAACTTGGTACAGCAGACCTTAGATAAGAACCCTTCTCCGAGATTTCAATGGGAGTGCAAGTACTGTCAGTTTTCCATAATGTGCCCGAACAAGAGATGA
- the thiD gene encoding bifunctional hydroxymethylpyrimidine kinase/phosphomethylpyrimidine kinase, with amino-acid sequence MRKRPVVLTIAGSDSGGGAGLQADLKTFTALGVFGTTVVTGLTAQNTLGVTKILEVPLDFIEAQFDVVMNDLEPKFAKTGMLASKGVMGLVARKVREYKLGLVYDPVMVAKSGDPLVTEDVIPAVKELIHLATVVTPNKYEAERILGKKIESLEDLRNSAREFYKTFSANVVVKGGSALGGVDYAVIDGEEIELKGDEIKTKNTHGTGDIFSASITAFLAKGYDLKRAILEAKDFVTKAIKFSLYLGKGHGPADPFAPTEMEVERERAREEAEKLVEYLEENKEVTKKLIDPEEKLNLGVMTSYGEVATLAGGIIRYIDWIKVDGPIVVNYYTNLVTEVLRDVGKRVGLSVSMSDRILKLAERGAIRISESGINADVIMRKGRAVIVANSLEEVKRLIEVIVNDPSSG; translated from the coding sequence ATGAGAAAGAGGCCCGTAGTGCTGACCATTGCCGGAAGCGACTCCGGAGGAGGGGCAGGCCTTCAAGCTGACCTAAAGACCTTTACTGCCCTGGGCGTCTTTGGCACGACAGTTGTAACTGGGTTGACCGCCCAGAACACCTTGGGGGTAACAAAGATCTTAGAGGTCCCCCTGGACTTCATAGAAGCTCAATTCGACGTCGTGATGAATGACCTGGAACCAAAGTTCGCCAAAACGGGAATGCTCGCCTCAAAGGGAGTAATGGGCCTAGTTGCAAGGAAAGTTAGGGAGTATAAGCTGGGCCTAGTTTACGATCCCGTAATGGTGGCAAAGTCCGGAGACCCCCTAGTGACGGAGGACGTAATACCCGCAGTAAAGGAGTTAATACATCTGGCCACGGTCGTTACCCCGAACAAGTACGAGGCCGAAAGGATTTTGGGAAAGAAGATAGAAAGCCTTGAGGACTTGAGGAACTCCGCCAGGGAGTTCTACAAGACCTTCTCAGCTAACGTCGTAGTCAAAGGTGGCTCGGCCCTTGGAGGGGTAGATTACGCAGTAATAGACGGAGAGGAAATAGAGCTCAAGGGAGATGAGATAAAGACCAAGAACACCCACGGGACTGGCGACATATTCTCCGCATCAATTACCGCCTTCCTGGCCAAGGGTTACGACTTAAAGAGGGCGATTTTAGAGGCCAAGGACTTCGTCACTAAGGCAATAAAGTTCTCCTTGTATTTGGGCAAGGGCCACGGCCCAGCAGACCCATTTGCACCCACGGAGATGGAGGTAGAAAGAGAGAGGGCTAGGGAAGAAGCGGAGAAGCTGGTGGAGTACCTAGAGGAAAACAAGGAGGTAACCAAGAAGCTCATAGACCCGGAGGAAAAGCTCAACCTAGGAGTAATGACTAGCTACGGCGAAGTAGCTACATTAGCCGGGGGAATCATAAGGTACATTGATTGGATAAAGGTGGACGGGCCCATTGTGGTGAACTACTACACTAACCTAGTCACGGAGGTGCTTAGGGACGTGGGGAAGAGAGTGGGCCTCTCCGTCTCCATGTCAGACAGGATACTCAAACTGGCTGAAAGGGGAGCGATCAGGATCTCGGAAAGCGGTATAAACGCTGACGTGATAATGAGGAAAGGGAGGGCAGTCATAGTGGCGAACTCCCTTGAAGAGGTAAAGAGGCTCATAGAGGTGATAGTAAACGATCCAAGTAGTGGGTAG
- a CDS encoding PfkB family carbohydrate kinase — translation MQVVGSYNVDFFIRLKRLPQPGETVFCDGILIKHGGKGSNQAVSVARLGGKVSFTGAVGNDEYGKRAFSFWKEENVDASRVKVKEGSTGNAYIFLDEKGESSIVVNRGANYLLDEEDVTDLEGDVLLTQLEIRERVVTKALKEFQGLRILNPAPAYLEDVSILNYVDILTPNEIEFKQLTSSDDLEFGLNELLKRVKRAVIVTLGERGAVIATRGKRVLISAPKVKVVDVTGAGDVFNASLAFFLENGYDIEDAVEYAVKIASYSVTQLGALGPRWEEVKEFVQEK, via the coding sequence ATCCAAGTAGTGGGTAGTTACAACGTTGACTTCTTCATAAGGCTAAAGAGGCTTCCTCAGCCAGGGGAAACGGTGTTCTGCGATGGGATATTAATCAAGCACGGAGGCAAGGGGTCAAACCAGGCAGTGTCCGTAGCTAGGCTGGGGGGCAAGGTCTCTTTTACTGGCGCTGTAGGGAACGACGAATACGGGAAGAGGGCCTTCTCCTTCTGGAAGGAGGAAAACGTTGACGCCAGCAGGGTAAAGGTGAAGGAAGGGAGCACTGGGAACGCCTACATTTTCCTTGACGAAAAGGGGGAAAGCTCCATTGTCGTCAACAGGGGGGCTAACTACTTGCTAGACGAGGAGGACGTCACAGACCTTGAGGGGGACGTCCTGCTGACCCAGCTCGAAATCAGGGAAAGGGTGGTGACAAAGGCGTTAAAGGAGTTTCAAGGGCTGAGGATCCTGAATCCGGCCCCCGCCTACCTAGAGGACGTCTCGATCCTGAATTACGTAGATATCTTAACCCCAAACGAGATAGAGTTTAAACAGCTTACCTCATCCGACGACCTTGAGTTTGGACTAAACGAGCTCCTGAAAAGGGTTAAGAGAGCAGTTATAGTCACACTAGGGGAGAGAGGTGCCGTGATAGCCACAAGGGGGAAAAGAGTCCTTATATCCGCGCCTAAGGTAAAGGTGGTAGACGTTACTGGAGCTGGGGACGTGTTCAACGCGTCCCTTGCCTTTTTCCTGGAAAATGGTTACGACATAGAGGACGCCGTAGAGTACGCCGTCAAGATAGCTTCCTATTCCGTTACTCAGCTGGGCGCTCTTGGACCAAGGTGGGAGGAGGTGAAGGAGTTTGTCCAAGAAAAGTGA
- a CDS encoding MBL fold metallo-hydrolase, whose amino-acid sequence MKITFLGTGSGASFGSRRVKSSILVESKGAKVLFDLGTGANFKLEDIGKLDVDAIFVTHLHIDHVNGVFEHLVQRQVNGLPKVRVFSPPGFSRLLRDFVELGNDVEAEVVESPLPRATIGELQIYSVRACHKIYAVSYAIRGEGKKVVYSGDTSEPCNEILDEAKDADLVIHEASCLSGCEKFGHTPVPTAISLFSNEKLILTHIPAQKEKEIVEFVKDRVKLANDGMVIDV is encoded by the coding sequence ATGAAAATAACGTTTTTAGGGACGGGATCTGGAGCGTCGTTTGGCAGTAGGAGAGTGAAGTCGTCAATCCTAGTGGAATCTAAAGGTGCTAAGGTCCTTTTTGACCTAGGCACTGGGGCCAACTTCAAGCTGGAGGACATAGGAAAGCTCGACGTAGACGCCATATTTGTAACCCACTTGCACATAGACCATGTAAACGGGGTGTTTGAGCACTTAGTACAGAGGCAGGTAAATGGTCTGCCTAAGGTAAGAGTGTTCTCCCCTCCGGGCTTTTCAAGGCTCCTAAGGGACTTTGTAGAACTGGGAAACGACGTAGAGGCTGAGGTTGTGGAGAGCCCTTTGCCCAGAGCAACTATAGGAGAGTTACAAATTTACTCGGTGAGGGCGTGCCACAAGATCTACGCGGTCTCATACGCGATAAGGGGTGAGGGTAAAAAGGTGGTGTACTCCGGAGACACTTCAGAGCCCTGTAATGAAATCCTAGATGAGGCCAAGGATGCCGATCTGGTAATACACGAGGCTTCCTGCCTTTCTGGGTGCGAGAAGTTCGGCCACACCCCAGTTCCAACCGCAATCTCCCTATTCAGTAACGAGAAACTCATACTAACTCACATACCTGCACAAAAGGAGAAAGAAATTGTAGAATTTGTGAAAGATAGAGTTAAATTAGCCAACGACGGAATGGTTATAGATGTGTAG
- a CDS encoding class II glutamine amidotransferase — protein sequence MCRLLAFNTKGKLDEKVVETFAEVARHDVLSSSPHSDGWGMSVFVYEKSWRNINYKTGLPAFEDPLYKRLPSTIEGERLVGIIHARKAGKKFLTGLSHSHPYHAKAGTYELFFAHNGSISRKFFENPSLPYTDSYLFFLEIVKRVNQGATPLEAYTEVFESAKPFSSSLNSVLISYSESEGPKVYAGYYYNKEKLREREEYYKVFRYKDYVFSSTLKYYIGNDAEELIYGDIINL from the coding sequence ATGTGTAGGCTACTTGCCTTTAACACTAAAGGCAAACTCGACGAGAAAGTAGTAGAGACGTTCGCAGAGGTAGCAAGACATGACGTTCTCTCCTCTTCCCCCCACAGCGACGGATGGGGCATGTCTGTGTTCGTTTACGAGAAGTCATGGAGGAACATTAACTACAAAACGGGACTGCCAGCGTTTGAAGATCCCCTATACAAAAGGCTTCCTTCAACCATTGAGGGAGAGAGGTTAGTCGGCATCATTCACGCCCGGAAAGCGGGGAAAAAGTTCTTAACAGGGCTTTCTCACTCTCACCCCTATCACGCAAAGGCGGGGACATACGAGCTTTTCTTCGCCCATAACGGCTCCATCTCTAGGAAGTTCTTTGAAAACCCATCGTTGCCCTATACCGACAGCTACTTGTTCTTCCTGGAGATAGTCAAGAGAGTCAATCAAGGCGCAACTCCCCTGGAGGCTTACACTGAGGTCTTTGAGAGCGCTAAACCCTTTTCCTCAAGCCTCAACTCCGTTCTGATCTCCTACAGTGAGTCAGAGGGGCCAAAGGTATACGCAGGATACTACTACAATAAGGAAAAGTTAAGAGAAAGGGAAGAGTACTACAAGGTCTTCAGATACAAGGACTATGTATTTTCATCTACACTAAAATATTATATAGGTAACGATGCAGAAGAACTGATATATGGAGATATAATAAATTTATAG
- a CDS encoding transposase, translated as MKEEIIEARVLEYGKLKSIYNDIVFFKKYSEILGRSGESVGSPPPSLRGLQFVQNRIGPLKVVVQGRSARLPEVNAVVLLPRDGVPKFALADFSNGIKVYLSYEKESPIVGIDIGLRHLFTVVAITRDKLYKTRFFGDREVMETFTKYLGEEQGVTHLEEIKVKVRRIVKEATSFVKELEPKVVAIEDLREYEGKVGKGLRVLQDMLEKEFYSNGVRFRRMDPYNTSKLCSHCGYKKGEVMGSIFVCPSCGYKADRDFNAAYNLALMCYYAC; from the coding sequence ATGAAAGAGGAAATAATCGAGGCTAGAGTTCTAGAATATGGAAAACTCAAATCCATATACAACGACATCGTGTTTTTTAAGAAGTATTCAGAAATCCTCGGGAGATCCGGGGAGAGCGTAGGGTCTCCTCCCCCCTCCCTCAGGGGGCTCCAGTTCGTTCAGAACAGGATAGGTCCCTTGAAAGTAGTAGTCCAAGGAAGAAGCGCTAGGCTCCCAGAGGTGAACGCTGTAGTGTTGCTGCCAAGGGATGGAGTACCAAAGTTTGCACTGGCAGACTTCAGCAACGGAATAAAGGTGTACTTGAGCTACGAAAAGGAGAGCCCAATTGTGGGGATTGACATAGGTCTGAGGCATCTGTTTACCGTGGTCGCGATAACTAGGGATAAACTTTACAAGACAAGGTTCTTTGGGGACAGAGAAGTTATGGAGACCTTCACCAAGTACCTTGGAGAAGAACAGGGAGTTACACACCTCGAGGAGATCAAAGTAAAGGTCAGGAGAATTGTCAAGGAGGCAACCAGCTTCGTAAAGGAGCTGGAGCCAAAGGTAGTAGCCATAGAGGACCTCAGGGAGTACGAGGGAAAAGTGGGCAAAGGGCTCAGGGTACTTCAAGACATGCTAGAAAAGGAGTTCTACAGCAACGGAGTGAGGTTTAGGAGAATGGATCCCTATAACACTTCCAAGCTCTGCTCTCACTGTGGATACAAGAAGGGCGAGGTAATGGGATCCATATTCGTTTGTCCGTCGTGCGGATATAAGGCAGATAGGGACTTCAACGCAGCGTATAACTTAGCGTTGATGTGCTACTATGCTTGCTAA
- a CDS encoding Xaa-Pro peptidase family protein, with the protein MRVKKLQSVLEKENIDFAIFGPTSNMFYLTGFREEQMERPLFFIVSKRDYFFFAPKIYEEQLQKMDFDVVVYSDGEDPYTKLDIPKGASFAVDDQLWSLFLVNLINKFSPSNLLPASTVISPLRMVKDEEEIRTLKEGLKIAETAFTRFLDEVSEGGSECRLARKLEEEFVNLGAEGASFGTIVTSGSNTSMPHLRCTEKKVRRGDVIVVDFGVRYKGYSTDTTRVVSLGNPGEEVKKVYEIVRGAQEEAENSLEGMSGSEIDSLARNYMRKYSVDQFFIHRTGHGIGIDVHEEPYISQGYNKKITRNMVFTVEPGVYIPGKFGIRLEDMVVMDGKPRVLNSLSKEIFTL; encoded by the coding sequence ATGAGAGTTAAGAAACTCCAGAGCGTTCTGGAAAAGGAGAACATAGACTTTGCGATTTTTGGACCGACCAGCAACATGTTCTACCTCACGGGCTTTAGGGAGGAGCAAATGGAAAGGCCTCTGTTCTTCATAGTTAGTAAAAGGGACTACTTCTTCTTCGCCCCTAAGATCTACGAGGAACAACTGCAGAAGATGGACTTTGACGTAGTGGTCTACAGCGACGGAGAAGACCCCTACACCAAACTCGACATACCTAAAGGCGCGTCTTTTGCGGTAGACGACCAGTTATGGTCACTCTTCCTAGTAAACCTAATCAACAAGTTCTCTCCATCAAACCTACTTCCAGCATCAACCGTAATCTCTCCTCTCAGGATGGTAAAGGACGAGGAGGAAATAAGGACGCTTAAGGAAGGGCTTAAGATCGCCGAAACGGCTTTCACGAGGTTCCTAGACGAGGTATCTGAAGGAGGCAGCGAGTGTAGACTCGCCAGGAAGCTCGAGGAGGAGTTTGTAAATCTAGGAGCTGAAGGGGCGTCCTTCGGGACAATCGTAACCTCCGGTAGCAACACCTCGATGCCCCACCTAAGGTGTACGGAGAAAAAGGTAAGAAGGGGAGACGTGATTGTAGTTGACTTTGGCGTCAGGTACAAGGGCTACAGCACCGATACCACTAGGGTAGTGAGCTTAGGCAACCCAGGGGAGGAAGTAAAAAAGGTCTATGAAATAGTAAGGGGAGCACAGGAGGAGGCGGAGAACTCATTGGAGGGCATGAGTGGCAGTGAGATAGACTCCCTAGCTAGGAACTACATGCGCAAATACTCAGTGGACCAGTTCTTCATACACAGGACTGGGCACGGGATAGGCATAGACGTCCACGAGGAACCTTACATATCTCAAGGCTACAACAAGAAGATCACGAGGAACATGGTGTTTACCGTGGAGCCCGGCGTATATATCCCAGGGAAGTTCGGGATAAGGCTGGAGGACATGGTAGTCATGGACGGGAAACCAAGAGTGCTAAACTCACTCAGCAAGGAGATATTCACGCTCTAG
- a CDS encoding PLP-dependent aminotransferase family protein, translated as MASRIGEEIEISPVELASRLARKSKINLASGSPDPRLIPLEEIRRAYDEVIEKYRSSAFSYPGAGGQEELVREIEKYLPKLGLSKGEDEVVVTSGAQHAIELLGKYFLEGDVIAVENPTFIETFNSLKLRSSSVIPISLDEKGIVTEQLRQILKLVKVKLLYVIPNCHNPAGVNMSDDRRREIAELAEQYDFYVIEDDPYRPIAGEVPPPIKSYDKYGRVIYVSSFSKIVAPGLRIGFMLAKKEIAEKVSLLEQLDFSTSTVNQYVVATLLKNQVVTSRMGLLAGHYKRKLELMNKVLREEGFHKFNKAECGFFQLVDLEKDSWKVFQEAVKMGLSFVPAKPFFLKGGDTMARLSVSVASEEEIVDGIRLLRKAVDKV; from the coding sequence ATGGCGTCTAGAATTGGCGAGGAAATAGAGATCTCGCCCGTGGAGTTGGCCTCGAGGTTAGCTAGGAAGTCCAAGATAAACCTGGCCAGTGGTTCTCCAGACCCTAGGCTAATCCCACTGGAAGAGATAAGGAGGGCATACGACGAGGTCATAGAGAAGTACAGGTCGTCAGCGTTCTCCTATCCAGGGGCAGGGGGCCAGGAGGAGCTGGTCAGGGAGATCGAGAAGTACTTACCTAAACTTGGGCTAAGCAAGGGGGAAGACGAAGTAGTGGTCACCTCTGGTGCCCAACACGCCATAGAATTACTGGGCAAGTACTTCCTTGAAGGTGACGTCATCGCAGTGGAAAATCCCACCTTCATTGAGACCTTTAACTCGCTCAAGCTGAGGTCGTCCTCGGTTATTCCCATAAGCCTAGACGAGAAGGGGATAGTGACGGAACAGCTGAGGCAAATACTTAAGCTAGTCAAGGTAAAACTACTGTACGTAATACCTAACTGTCACAACCCAGCAGGAGTGAACATGAGCGACGATAGGAGGAGGGAAATAGCGGAACTAGCAGAGCAATACGACTTCTACGTCATCGAGGACGACCCCTATAGACCAATCGCAGGAGAGGTGCCTCCTCCAATTAAGAGCTACGACAAGTACGGTAGGGTAATTTACGTCAGTAGTTTCAGCAAGATAGTCGCTCCAGGGTTGAGGATAGGCTTCATGCTAGCTAAAAAGGAGATAGCCGAGAAGGTCTCCCTCTTAGAGCAATTGGACTTCTCGACGTCAACGGTAAACCAGTACGTGGTGGCGACGCTTTTGAAGAACCAAGTAGTGACCTCTAGGATGGGCCTCCTTGCAGGCCACTACAAGAGGAAGCTGGAGCTAATGAACAAAGTCCTGCGCGAGGAGGGCTTCCACAAGTTCAACAAGGCCGAGTGCGGTTTCTTCCAACTAGTAGACCTAGAAAAGGACAGCTGGAAAGTGTTTCAAGAGGCAGTGAAGATGGGCTTAAGCTTTGTCCCTGCTAAGCCCTTCTTCTTGAAGGGAGGAGACACGATGGCGAGGCTCAGCGTTTCCGTCGCCAGCGAGGAGGAAATAGTGGATGGCATAAGGTTACTGAGGAAGGCCGTGGATAAAGTCTAG